Proteins encoded together in one Triticum dicoccoides isolate Atlit2015 ecotype Zavitan chromosome 7B, WEW_v2.0, whole genome shotgun sequence window:
- the LOC119338946 gene encoding proline-rich receptor-like protein kinase PERK2, which translates to MTISSNSAQCGILRSPRPTVSPVPPPAVSPAPPPRPAPPVPLAVAVADDHGPAVSPALPPRPAPPVPLAVAVADDRGPAVPPCRLARLLRLLPQPPPSLTRSSSGDGGSGHRGEQRINGAGDGVRGGGGRRGRGAPFTDVARAAGGGAVGAGAGAIWASILMRKGWRPWRSRGKEEEEAMEVVGEIRRGTGGHDGGPRCRPHLPTP; encoded by the exons ATGACGATTAGCTCAAACAGTGCACAATGTGGCATACT CCGCTCGCCCCGCCCTACCGTCTCGCCCGTCCCGCCGCCCGCCGTCTCGCCCGCCccaccgccccgccccgccccgcccgtcCCGCTCGCTgtggccgtggccgatgaccacggCCCCGCCGTCTCGCCCGCCCTACCGCCCCGCCCTGCCCCGCCCGTCCCGCTCGCCGTGGCCGTGGCCGATGACCGCGGCCCCGCCGTCCCGCCCTGCCGTCTTGCCCGTCTGCTTCGACTCCTCCCGCAGCCGCCTCCCTCCCTCACTCGCTCCTCATCCGGCGACGGCGGCAGCGGTCACAGAGGAGAGCAGCGGATCAACGGCGCCGGCGATGGCGTCCGTGGCGGCGGTGGACGGCGCGGCCGCGGCGCTCCGTTCACTGATGTCGCACGTGCAGCAGGTGGCGGCGCGGTCGGGGCGGGCGCCGGAGCAATTTGGGCTTCTATCTTGAT GAGAAAGGGGTGGAGGCCATGGAGGTCACGGGGCAAGGAAGAAGAGGAGGCCATGGAGGTCGTGGGGGAGATCCGAAGAGGAACAGGAGGCCACGATGGAGGACCACGATGTCGCCCCCATCTTCCCACTCCTTGA